ATCAGCATCGCACTGAGCACCGAAGCCATGAACGCCTCGTTTACCCAGTTTTCCTCCCACAAGAGGTAAGGCACCACGTTGATTCCGATGAGGAGCGCGAGCGGCAGCAGGAAATCCACGAGGCCCGCGGGATAGCCGGCGTCGCCCTGAAGGTCGTCTGCGGCCGCGTCGACAAGCATGGGATGGGCACCGGGGCGATCCAGAGGACCGCCTTCAAGAGCTCGCTTGCGTGCCGCTGCCATGGGTCCCGGCACGAAGGGAAGGCGCTGCCAGGCGAACAGGAGCGTCGATAGCACCGCGAACATGGCGTAGAAGTTGTACGGCAGCGATCCCATGAAGAAGCGCACGCCTTCCTCGGCGCTCGGGATCAGGGGGATGCTGCCGGCCACCAGGCCCCCGACGTAGATGGGCCAGGCGTTGAACGGCAGCACGGTTGCGATGGGCGAAGCCGTGGAGTCGACCACATAGGCTAGCTCCTCGTGGCTCACCCCGTGCGCGTCGCTGACCGGCTTGACCGACGAGCCCACGAGCACCGTGCTGATGGTCCCCCCTTGATGAAAGATCACGCCGAGCAGCCAGGCGAAGAACAGAGAGTGGTTGCGGGTTCGCGAAAGCCGCATGCCCACGCTCTCGGCAAAGTGGCGGGCGGCACCGGTCTTTTGCCAGATTCCGAGCAGGCCGCCGAGCGACCAAAGGTAGACCAGCAGGATCTGTGCGTAGCGTTCCGCGCCGATCGAAGGAATGAAGAAGCGCGAGATGAAATTCAAGTCCGCGCTGTCGCCCGTCTGCCCGTAGAGCACGAGCGATCCCGTGACGATCCCCGCGAACAGGGCCGGTATCACCTGCCGCGTCGCAAACGCCAACCCGATCGTGACCAGCGCGGGCAGCAGCGACGTCCAGCCGGCGTCGGTAGCAGCGTCCATGGCCGAGACCTACCCCAAGCTGCCGCCGCGGTCTATATCGCCGGCGCCCCCACGCGGCTTCTTCGCTCCCGCCGACAGGCTAGGTTGCTGGCTGCGGAATCGTGCCGTGAATCTCGCGAACAAGCCCTTTTTCGCGAGGCACCTCCTGGCCCGTGCGCTTCGCGACGATCTCGTGCTGCCCGAGTACGACTACGGCCGGTTGAATCACGGGTCATGAGATCCGCAGCGCCAAGGGGCTTCGTTCGATGTTGAGTAGTAGTTGCAGTAATGGTCCCGAGCCGTTCCGCGTCACGGAGCGAAGAGCTGGAGCTCCGAGATCGCCGAACCTCGAGTCGAACGCAGGACGTTGAGCCGCACCCGCCAGGCCGTGACCGGCTGGACGAGGAGGACCATACTTGCCTTCAAAAGCGTTAATTAGTACAAACAAAGGCAGTAATGTCTATCTACATCTGTTGGATGAAGGCGTGCGTGTACTGACGGCTGAGATCCTGGATGCAACAATAGAATCCTGTACGAACGCTTGCGCGGAAGACTTCGATGCGCGCTCCCCTGCGCCGGACTCGCGCCTCGAGAAGCGCCAGCGCTAGCGTGGCCGAAGAACCGAAGACGCGCCCTTGTAGTTTGCTCGATGAGATGGCATCCTTTTCCTATGCTGGGCCGTGGTGGGCTCTCGCTAGCGCTGGCTTTCGCGGCTGCTGCATGCGGTGCGAAGACGACCGTTGCGCCGCCAGACTCTCCGAGTCTCGCGGGCTCTTGGACAGGGCGCGCAGGAACTTGGGCAGGTACTTGGACGGGGAGCGCGGGTAGAGGTGGAACCGCAACCGCAAACGCCGGAATCGTGGCCGGCGGGAGGCCGAGTTGGGGAGGTGTGGTTGGCTCGGCGGGGCGTCGTGGGGGCTCGGGCGGTGTTATCGCAGCCGGAGGCCGCGGTGGTATGGGCGGTGTTGTCGGCTGGGGAGCCGGGGGCGTGGGAGCCCGCAGCGGCGCGGGCGGCGTTGCCGGCGTGAGAGGGCTGGCAGGCTTCGGAGGCTGGCGGGGCTTCGGTGGTTTTGGCGGTCTGGGTGGCCTCGGCGGCTTCGGCGGTCCCAGTGGGCCTCGCAGAACCATCACAACCGTCCACGGCGCCATGGGCGCGGTCGAAATTACTGCGGGCGAGCAGCATGCGTGCGCCCGTTTGTCGGACGGAACGGTACGTTGTTGGGGACGCGGCTTTAGCGGTCGCCTCTCGGTCAGGCCTCACGATCCCTCGCCGGTGCTTGTTGACGGCCTTGCCGGCGCAACGCGAATCAGCGCGGGCGGCCATCACACCTGCGCTCTTCGCAATGACGGACAGGTCGCCTGCTGGGCCCCTTCCGATCTAGGGCAGCTCGGTGCGGGCACCGCGAAGGGCGTCAAGCAGGCCACGCCAGTCGTGGGCGATGCAGTCGAGGTGGCCGCGGGTGGGCGCCACACCTGCGTGAGGATGCGAAACGGTCAGGTTCGCTGCTGGGGTTCAAACAGTAGGGGCCAATTAGGCAATCGCTTGAGCACGGACAGCACCACTCCGGTGACCGTTGCTGGGATCATGGGTGCGGTGGAGCTGACTAGCGGTGGCGGCCACAGTTGCGCGCTGCTTGGCAGCGGTGAGGTGAAGTGCTGGGGTTCCAATGGCTCCGGGCAGCTGGGCGACGGCACCACCATCGACAGTGCCATGCCGGTTGCTGTGCGGGGGCTGATGGGTGCGGTGGAGTTGAGCGCAGGCGG
The window above is part of the Pseudomonadota bacterium genome. Proteins encoded here:
- a CDS encoding sodium:proton antiporter, with the protein product MDAATDAGWTSLLPALVTIGLAFATRQVIPALFAGIVTGSLVLYGQTGDSADLNFISRFFIPSIGAERYAQILLVYLWSLGGLLGIWQKTGAARHFAESVGMRLSRTRNHSLFFAWLLGVIFHQGGTISTVLVGSSVKPVSDAHGVSHEELAYVVDSTASPIATVLPFNAWPIYVGGLVAGSIPLIPSAEEGVRFFMGSLPYNFYAMFAVLSTLLFAWQRLPFVPGPMAAARKRALEGGPLDRPGAHPMLVDAAADDLQGDAGYPAGLVDFLLPLALLIGINVVPYLLWEENWVNEAFMASVLSAMLIARLRGMALRPIVQGFISGCASMTIGAIVLGLAVTIGAVAKELHTADFLVGAIQGGIPALALPAALMLLSMAIAFATGTSWGTYAVVFPIAMPLAWAFHPDARFVEICFGAVLGGSVFGDQCSPISDTTILSSMFTGCDLMDHVKTQLPLALSAAGLAALCSTLLVVVGR
- a CDS encoding chromosome condensation regulator RCC1: MGGVVGWGAGGVGARSGAGGVAGVRGLAGFGGWRGFGGFGGLGGLGGFGGPSGPRRTITTVHGAMGAVEITAGEQHACARLSDGTVRCWGRGFSGRLSVRPHDPSPVLVDGLAGATRISAGGHHTCALRNDGQVACWAPSDLGQLGAGTAKGVKQATPVVGDAVEVAAGGRHTCVRMRNGQVRCWGSNSRGQLGNRLSTDSTTPVTVAGIMGAVELTSGGGHSCALLGSGEVKCWGSNGSGQLGDGTTIDSAMPVAVRGLMGAVELSAGGNHTCARLTSGEIRCWGDNKAGQLGTGTTTSSGLPLALSMSPQAEALSAGRSHTCALLPDRSIRCWGYNHTGQLGDGTTSPEQSPTPVEPDEPKDVLEIAAGGEHTCARLGGGEVKCWGSHQHYQLGDGCPPSFPCLPFQGSLVCSLPVGGPGRGCFPGYSSDCGVPGGRCEQRICIGWYFCIRSCSPAASGGADSGSAGFLEAPPQSASGTGMARETGTPCGSPGP